One genomic region from Sphingomicrobium aestuariivivum encodes:
- a CDS encoding class I SAM-dependent methyltransferase, protein MSNRKLLLGALMLSLAACRQGPQVDEDGFPTIDRPVAPILSDRFSTEDARDRLGEAEAVMGLAGIEDGMSVADIGAGEGYYTVRLARAVGPSGRVLAQDIQPTVRDALAQRVQREGLDNVAVRLGEADDPRLPHASFDRIFLVHMYHEVTEPYQFLWNLRQGLKQDGLVVVVDADRPVKRHGMPPARLDCEFEALGLERVDMSQLEGGDAYFATFKVVGELPVPSTIQPCD, encoded by the coding sequence ATGTCGAATAGGAAACTTCTCCTCGGCGCCCTGATGCTCTCGCTGGCCGCGTGCCGGCAGGGGCCGCAGGTCGACGAGGACGGTTTCCCGACGATCGACCGTCCGGTCGCCCCCATCCTGTCCGACCGTTTCTCGACCGAGGATGCGCGCGACCGGCTTGGCGAGGCCGAGGCCGTCATGGGGCTCGCCGGCATCGAGGACGGCATGAGCGTCGCCGACATCGGGGCGGGCGAAGGCTATTATACGGTCCGCCTCGCGCGCGCCGTCGGTCCCTCGGGCCGCGTCCTTGCCCAGGACATCCAGCCCACCGTGCGCGATGCTCTCGCCCAGCGCGTCCAGCGCGAGGGCCTCGACAATGTCGCGGTGCGCCTGGGCGAGGCCGACGATCCGCGGCTGCCCCATGCCAGCTTCGACCGCATCTTCCTCGTCCACATGTATCACGAGGTCACCGAGCCCTATCAGTTCCTCTGGAACCTCCGGCAGGGACTCAAGCAGGACGGACTCGTCGTTGTCGTCGATGCCGACCGGCCGGTGAAGCGCCACGGCATGCCGCCCGCCCGCCTCGACTGCGAATTCGAGGCATTGGGCCTCGAGCGCGTCGACATGAGCCAGCTCGAGGGCGGCGATGCCTATTTCGCCACCTTCAAGGTAGTCGGCGAACTGCCCGTGCCGAGCACGATCCAGCCTTGCGATTAA
- the prfB gene encoding peptide chain release factor 2, with protein MRAEAQGFADQINAATDLLRRFLDWDKAKKRLKELNDKVEDPTLWDDPKAAQDVMRERTRLDAAIKATERMERELADTLELIEMAEAEGDESMVDEALKSLEELAAKAEKDKVEALLAGEADANNAYVEVHAGAGGTESQDWAEMLQRMYSRWAERRGMKVELVDYHAGEQAGIKSATLLLKGENAYGYAKTESGVHRLVRISPYDSSARRHTSFSSVWVYPEVDEDIDIEIVESDLRIDTYRASGAGGQHINTTDSAVRITHIPTNIVVASQSQRSQHKNKAEAMKQLKARLYEAELQRREEEANAANASKTEIGWGHQIRSYVLQPYQQVKDLRTGVISTAPGDVLDGDLDKFMAAALSQRVTGEAVEVEDDDVE; from the coding sequence ATGCGTGCAGAAGCGCAGGGCTTTGCCGACCAGATCAACGCCGCGACCGACCTCCTGCGTCGCTTCCTCGACTGGGACAAGGCCAAGAAGCGATTGAAGGAACTCAACGACAAGGTCGAGGACCCGACCCTGTGGGACGATCCCAAGGCGGCGCAGGACGTCATGCGCGAGCGCACCCGCCTCGATGCCGCCATCAAGGCGACCGAACGGATGGAGCGCGAGCTCGCCGACACGCTCGAACTGATCGAGATGGCCGAGGCCGAGGGCGACGAGTCGATGGTCGACGAGGCCCTGAAGAGCCTCGAGGAACTCGCCGCCAAGGCCGAGAAGGACAAGGTCGAGGCGCTGCTCGCGGGCGAGGCCGATGCCAATAACGCCTATGTCGAGGTGCATGCCGGCGCCGGCGGCACCGAGAGCCAGGACTGGGCCGAGATGCTCCAGCGCATGTATTCGCGCTGGGCCGAGCGCCGCGGCATGAAGGTCGAGCTGGTCGACTATCACGCCGGCGAACAGGCGGGCATCAAGTCCGCCACGCTGCTCCTCAAGGGCGAGAATGCCTATGGCTATGCCAAGACCGAGAGCGGCGTGCACCGCCTCGTGCGCATCTCGCCCTATGACTCCTCGGCCCGCCGCCACACCAGCTTCTCGAGCGTCTGGGTCTATCCCGAAGTCGACGAGGACATCGACATCGAGATCGTCGAAAGCGACCTGCGCATCGACACCTATCGTGCATCGGGTGCGGGCGGGCAGCATATCAACACCACCGACAGCGCGGTGCGCATCACGCACATCCCGACCAACATCGTCGTCGCCTCGCAGTCGCAGCGCTCGCAGCACAAGAACAAGGCCGAGGCGATGAAGCAGCTGAAGGCGCGCCTCTACGAGGCCGAGCTGCAGCGCCGCGAGGAAGAGGCCAATGCGGCCAATGCGAGCAAGACCGAGATCGGCTGGGGCCACCAGATCCGCTCCTACGTCCTCCAGCCCTACCAGCAGGTGAAGGACCTGCGCACGGGCGTCATCTCGACCGCGCCGGGCGACGTGCTCGACGGCGACCTCGACAAGTTCATGGCCGCGGCGCTGTCGCAGCGGGTGACCGGCGAGGCGGTCGAAGTCGAGGATGACGATGTCGAATAG
- a CDS encoding penicillin-binding protein 1A, producing the protein MARIPDMVAFNARVHEKLDPWREKRWFRWGAYAALAGFFMVMAAMFLAAANTMSREEILAYRPSLPTMVRGHDGELVGSYARQRRVELAYEDYPDQVVQAFISAEDKTFFSHGGIDYPGLVAAIGEFTVKTVTGGGRSRGSSTITQQVAKNLSGDDDYSVLRKIREAVLAFRIEDTLTKQEILALYLNEIFLGRNAYGVQAAARAYFDKDVDELDLHEVAYLAAIPKGPANYHPVRNKERATARRNYVLTQMAANDFISEAQRDRAMGIELAAIPTGSAKAFEERGGYFLEEVRRALLEDYGEDAADGENSIYAGGLWVRTSMDPVMQDAAAEALREALARFDGPKGWRDLGMTVDMDQDWESQLRIANVGTGFGDWRKAVVLEKDGGAATIGFVGGQTASLPRSAATMPVRGGGGIAFDQFRPGMIIVVKDEGDGSFALRSIPEVGGAFVAQEVDTGRVLAMQGGFDVLGSSFNRATQANRQPGSAFKPVVYLTALENGYTPASTVVDAPFCVWQGAALGEKCFRNFDGKYAGPKTLRWGVEQSRNLMTVRVASDTGINKVMANAEKLGLGEYEPYLSMALGAGETTPLKLVNAYAILANHGREVRPSLIDYVQDRAGKVIFRADNRCAAMENCNAGDWDGSAMPRPPKRGRQLVDPMAAYQMVHVMEGVVTRGTAQRLAQLDRPLFGKTGTTSGPTNVWFVGGTPDVVTGTYIGYDDNRDMGGNWVQGGSVAGPVFLQFAEKALADAPKTPFVAPEGISFVRIDRRTGERVYGAFPREEERLSTVIWEAFQPKTEPRRSFRNREEEEEAPQVATRPAVVRQAPRPQTQPDESDFLQREGGIY; encoded by the coding sequence ATGGCCCGTATCCCCGACATGGTCGCGTTCAACGCGCGCGTGCACGAGAAGCTCGACCCCTGGCGCGAGAAGCGCTGGTTCCGCTGGGGCGCCTATGCGGCGCTGGCGGGCTTCTTCATGGTCATGGCGGCGATGTTCCTTGCCGCCGCCAACACCATGAGCCGCGAGGAAATCCTCGCCTATCGCCCGAGCCTGCCGACCATGGTGCGCGGGCATGACGGCGAACTGGTCGGCAGCTATGCGCGCCAGCGCCGCGTCGAACTGGCCTATGAGGACTATCCCGACCAGGTCGTGCAGGCCTTCATCTCGGCCGAGGACAAGACCTTCTTTTCGCACGGCGGCATCGACTATCCGGGCCTTGTCGCGGCGATCGGCGAATTCACGGTGAAGACCGTGACCGGCGGCGGGCGCTCGCGCGGCTCGTCCACCATCACCCAGCAGGTCGCCAAGAACCTGTCGGGCGACGATGACTATTCGGTGCTGCGCAAGATCCGCGAGGCGGTGCTCGCCTTCCGCATCGAGGACACGCTGACCAAGCAGGAAATCCTCGCCCTCTACCTCAACGAGATCTTCCTCGGTCGCAACGCCTATGGCGTGCAGGCCGCCGCGCGTGCCTATTTCGACAAGGATGTCGACGAGCTCGACCTGCACGAGGTCGCCTATCTCGCCGCCATCCCCAAGGGGCCCGCCAACTACCATCCCGTGCGCAACAAGGAGCGGGCGACCGCGCGGCGCAACTACGTGCTGACCCAGATGGCCGCCAACGACTTCATCTCGGAGGCGCAGCGCGACCGCGCGATGGGCATCGAGCTCGCTGCCATCCCGACCGGTTCGGCCAAGGCGTTCGAGGAGCGCGGAGGTTATTTCCTCGAGGAAGTGCGCCGCGCCCTGCTCGAGGATTATGGCGAGGATGCCGCGGACGGCGAGAACAGCATCTATGCCGGCGGCCTGTGGGTCCGCACCTCGATGGATCCCGTCATGCAGGACGCGGCCGCCGAGGCGCTGCGCGAGGCGCTGGCGCGCTTCGACGGCCCCAAGGGCTGGCGCGATCTCGGCATGACGGTCGACATGGACCAGGACTGGGAAAGCCAGCTGCGCATCGCCAATGTCGGCACCGGCTTCGGCGACTGGCGCAAGGCCGTCGTGCTCGAAAAGGACGGCGGCGCGGCAACCATCGGCTTCGTCGGCGGCCAGACCGCCAGCCTGCCGCGTTCGGCCGCCACCATGCCCGTGCGCGGCGGCGGGGGCATTGCCTTCGACCAGTTCCGTCCCGGCATGATCATCGTCGTCAAGGACGAGGGTGACGGCAGCTTCGCGCTGCGCTCGATCCCCGAAGTGGGCGGCGCCTTCGTCGCGCAGGAAGTCGACACCGGCCGCGTGCTCGCCATGCAGGGCGGGTTCGACGTGCTCGGCTCCTCCTTCAACCGCGCCACGCAGGCCAACCGCCAGCCGGGCTCGGCCTTCAAGCCCGTCGTCTATTTGACCGCGCTCGAGAACGGCTACACCCCCGCCTCGACGGTGGTCGATGCGCCTTTCTGCGTCTGGCAGGGCGCCGCGCTGGGCGAGAAATGCTTCCGCAACTTCGACGGCAAATATGCCGGCCCCAAGACGCTGCGCTGGGGTGTCGAACAGTCGCGCAACCTGATGACCGTCCGCGTCGCCAGCGACACCGGCATCAACAAGGTCATGGCCAATGCCGAAAAGCTCGGCCTCGGCGAATATGAACCCTATCTCTCGATGGCGCTGGGCGCGGGCGAGACCACCCCGCTCAAGCTCGTTAACGCTTACGCGATCCTCGCCAATCATGGCCGCGAGGTGCGCCCGAGCCTGATCGACTATGTCCAGGACCGCGCCGGCAAGGTCATCTTCCGCGCTGACAACCGCTGCGCGGCGATGGAAAATTGCAACGCCGGCGACTGGGACGGCAGCGCCATGCCGCGCCCGCCCAAGCGCGGCCGCCAGCTCGTCGACCCGATGGCCGCCTACCAGATGGTCCATGTCATGGAGGGCGTCGTCACCCGCGGCACCGCGCAGCGCCTCGCCCAGCTCGACCGACCGCTGTTCGGCAAGACCGGCACCACCTCGGGCCCGACCAACGTCTGGTTCGTCGGCGGCACCCCCGACGTCGTGACCGGCACCTATATCGGCTATGACGACAACCGCGACATGGGCGGCAACTGGGTGCAGGGCGGCAGCGTCGCCGGCCCCGTCTTCCTCCAGTTCGCCGAAAAGGCGCTGGCCGATGCCCCCAAGACGCCCTTCGTCGCGCCCGAGGGCATCAGCTTCGTGCGCATCGACCGCCGAACGGGCGAGCGCGTCTATGGCGCCTTCCCGCGCGAGGAGGAGCGCCTGTCGACGGTGATCTGGGAAGCCTTCCAGCCAAAGACCGAACCGCGCCGCTCCTTCCGCAACCGCGAGGAAGAGGAAGAGGCCCCGCAGGTCGCCACCCGCCCCGCGGTGGTCCGCCAGGCGCCGCGCCCGCAGACGCAGCCCGACGAGAGCGACTTCTTGCAAAGAGAGGGCGGGATTTACTAA
- a CDS encoding N-acetylmuramoyl-L-alanine amidase family protein, with protein MQRLIAFLLIAVIVLGGLWLVASPRGEAPASAERRGAETALIGEARRGGVRLELGEAIGEVEISEASRPDAPLVLLDPGHGGRDGGATGVGGTREKDLTLAMAREVRTRLVERGQVRVALTHDGEGTLTLDQRADLARRLGADLFVSIHMDAAPSADATGVTVYSLADIASTTEAAALAKAEAERVGQVVSDADAPVEFLLTDLALREQMSQSAEFARRILRRAEASGDVPLRPTPHQFANFFVLRFGQTPGVLLEAGYITNAADGARLASASGRAPLVDALAEAIEADLARRAAR; from the coding sequence ATGCAACGGCTCATCGCCTTCCTCCTCATCGCCGTCATTGTCCTCGGCGGGCTGTGGCTGGTCGCCTCGCCGCGCGGCGAGGCGCCCGCATCCGCCGAGCGGCGCGGGGCCGAGACCGCGCTCATCGGCGAGGCGCGGCGCGGCGGCGTGCGGCTCGAACTGGGCGAGGCGATCGGCGAGGTGGAGATCAGCGAGGCGAGCCGCCCCGATGCGCCGCTCGTGCTGCTCGATCCCGGCCATGGCGGGCGCGACGGCGGTGCCACCGGTGTCGGCGGTACCCGCGAGAAGGATTTGACGCTGGCCATGGCGCGCGAGGTGCGGACAAGGCTGGTGGAGCGCGGGCAGGTGCGCGTCGCGCTGACCCATGACGGGGAGGGGACGCTGACCCTCGACCAGCGCGCCGATCTTGCGCGCAGGCTCGGCGCCGACCTGTTCGTCTCGATCCACATGGATGCCGCGCCCAGCGCCGATGCCACGGGGGTCACCGTCTATTCGCTCGCCGACATCGCCTCGACCACCGAGGCCGCCGCGCTCGCCAAGGCGGAGGCCGAGAGGGTCGGGCAGGTGGTGTCCGATGCCGATGCGCCGGTCGAATTCCTCCTCACCGACCTCGCGCTTCGCGAGCAGATGAGCCAGAGCGCCGAATTCGCCCGCCGCATCCTGCGCCGCGCGGAGGCTAGCGGAGACGTGCCGCTGCGCCCGACCCCGCACCAGTTCGCCAATTTCTTCGTCCTGCGTTTCGGCCAGACGCCGGGCGTGCTGCTCGAGGCGGGCTATATCACCAATGCCGCCGACGGGGCGCGGCTGGCGAGCGCTTCTGGGCGCGCACCGCTGGTCGATGCGCTGGCCGAGGCGATCGAGGCGGACCTCGCGCGCCGCGCCGCGCGCTGA
- a CDS encoding Rne/Rng family ribonuclease yields MSTRMLIDARHPEETRVAVADGNRIQEFDFESSEHKQLKGNIYLAKVTRVEPSLQAAFIEYGGNRHGFLAFSEIHPDYYQIPKEDRDQLLAEEAEHAAEEARLRDEEGDLEPVDGHHEDDGTDDRPAEPDEEGLASDASPVDDTAVEQVRNKRRALRRRYKIQDVIQRRQVLLVQVVKEERGNKGAALTTYLSLAGRYCVLMPNTSHGGGISRKISNGADRKRLKQIMSDLKLPGSMGLIVRTAGLSRTKTEIKRDFDYLARLWDEIREKTLKSAAPSLIYRDSDLVKRAIRDLYSREIDEVLVEGEDGYKAARRFMKLLMPSHVKRVQQYDDPTPIFQRYGIEDQLGGMYNPTVQLKSGGYLVINPTEALVSIDINSGRSTKEHNIEQTAFQTNLEAAKEIARQLRLRDMAGLIVIDFIDMEQNGHVRKVERAMKDALKTDRARIQVGRISSFGLLEMSRQRLRTGVLEASTHACPHCDGTGLMRTASSSGLSALRMIEDEAARGKGTTITLCAGREAAIFLLNKKRAELAEVEERYGVTVEVEIDEKFEGAKMRVESKGPRPTDRPKNKPIVDVKPEPIEDDEDVEEVEEAEDARDEEEDREDRPKRRRRRRGGRGRRRGGRDRDEDRSEGGNEDEGEPSDAVKADAEAPEEAAEEEAKPKKRRSRSRKKKDEGDTEGDAATEDKAEEAKAEPAEASDEEEAPAPKTRRRPRAKKADADAKGDEPKAEKAKADETEEKPAPKKRRTRAKKADADKAKDEAGEEAGEKAADKAPETPAEEGEKPKKRRTRAKKVEDKPDSGEGPAEPAAGSATTAAGRRPRAKKADKAEAPAEAKTETKAAAEPAPAPATEGADDGDKPAPRKGWWQRTFG; encoded by the coding sequence ATGTCCACGCGCATGTTGATCGATGCGCGCCACCCGGAAGAAACCCGGGTGGCGGTCGCCGACGGAAACCGCATTCAGGAATTTGATTTCGAGTCCAGCGAGCACAAACAGCTCAAAGGGAATATCTATCTTGCCAAGGTGACGCGGGTCGAACCCTCGCTCCAGGCCGCTTTCATCGAATATGGCGGCAACCGTCACGGCTTCCTCGCCTTCTCGGAAATCCACCCCGACTATTACCAGATCCCCAAGGAAGACCGCGACCAGCTGCTCGCCGAAGAGGCCGAGCATGCCGCCGAGGAAGCGCGCCTGCGCGACGAGGAAGGCGATCTCGAGCCGGTCGACGGCCATCACGAGGATGACGGCACCGACGACCGTCCCGCCGAACCCGACGAGGAAGGCCTCGCCTCCGACGCCTCGCCGGTCGACGACACCGCGGTCGAGCAGGTCCGCAACAAGCGCCGCGCGCTGCGCCGCCGCTACAAGATCCAGGATGTCATCCAGCGCCGCCAGGTGCTGCTCGTCCAGGTCGTCAAGGAAGAGCGCGGCAACAAGGGCGCCGCGCTGACCACCTACCTCAGCCTCGCGGGCCGCTATTGCGTCCTCATGCCCAACACCAGCCACGGTGGCGGCATTTCGCGCAAGATCTCCAACGGTGCCGATCGCAAGCGCCTCAAGCAGATCATGTCGGACCTGAAGCTGCCGGGGTCGATGGGCCTCATCGTGCGCACCGCCGGCCTGTCGCGCACCAAGACCGAGATCAAGCGCGACTTCGACTATCTCGCCCGCCTGTGGGACGAGATCCGCGAAAAGACCCTGAAATCCGCCGCCCCCAGTCTCATCTATCGCGACAGCGACCTTGTGAAACGCGCCATCCGCGACCTTTACAGCCGCGAGATCGACGAGGTGCTGGTCGAGGGCGAAGACGGCTACAAGGCAGCGCGACGCTTCATGAAACTGCTCATGCCGAGCCATGTGAAGCGTGTTCAGCAATATGACGACCCCACCCCGATCTTCCAGCGCTACGGCATCGAGGACCAGCTCGGGGGCATGTACAACCCGACTGTCCAGCTGAAGTCGGGCGGCTATCTGGTCATCAATCCGACCGAGGCACTGGTCTCGATCGACATCAACTCGGGCCGCTCCACCAAGGAGCATAATATCGAGCAGACCGCCTTCCAGACCAACCTGGAAGCGGCCAAGGAAATCGCCCGCCAGCTCAGGCTTCGCGACATGGCCGGCCTCATCGTCATCGACTTCATCGACATGGAACAGAATGGCCATGTCCGGAAGGTCGAGCGGGCGATGAAGGACGCGCTGAAGACCGATCGCGCGCGCATCCAGGTCGGGCGCATCAGCTCCTTCGGCCTCCTCGAGATGAGCCGCCAGCGCCTGCGCACCGGCGTGCTCGAGGCCTCCACCCACGCCTGTCCGCATTGCGACGGCACGGGCCTCATGCGCACCGCCAGCTCCTCGGGGCTTTCGGCACTCCGCATGATCGAGGACGAGGCCGCGCGCGGCAAGGGCACGACAATCACGCTCTGCGCCGGTCGCGAGGCCGCCATCTTCCTCTTGAACAAGAAGCGCGCCGAACTGGCCGAGGTCGAGGAACGCTATGGCGTGACCGTCGAGGTCGAGATCGACGAGAAGTTCGAGGGCGCCAAGATGCGCGTCGAATCCAAGGGCCCCCGCCCCACCGACCGCCCCAAGAACAAGCCGATCGTCGACGTGAAGCCCGAACCCATCGAGGACGATGAGGACGTGGAAGAGGTCGAGGAGGCAGAAGACGCCCGCGACGAGGAGGAAGATCGTGAAGATCGTCCCAAGCGCCGTCGTCGCCGTCGTGGCGGGCGCGGACGCCGTCGTGGCGGTCGTGACCGTGACGAGGACCGCTCGGAAGGCGGCAACGAGGACGAGGGTGAGCCCTCCGACGCGGTGAAGGCCGACGCCGAGGCGCCCGAAGAGGCTGCCGAGGAAGAGGCCAAGCCCAAGAAGCGCCGTAGCCGCTCGCGCAAGAAGAAGGACGAGGGCGACACCGAAGGCGACGCCGCGACCGAAGACAAGGCGGAAGAGGCCAAGGCCGAACCCGCCGAGGCTTCGGACGAGGAGGAGGCGCCAGCCCCCAAGACCCGTCGCCGTCCGCGCGCCAAGAAGGCCGATGCCGACGCCAAGGGTGATGAACCCAAGGCCGAGAAAGCCAAGGCCGACGAGACCGAGGAAAAGCCCGCGCCCAAGAAGCGCCGCACCCGTGCCAAGAAGGCCGACGCCGACAAGGCGAAGGACGAGGCTGGGGAAGAGGCCGGGGAAAAGGCCGCCGACAAGGCGCCCGAAACCCCTGCGGAAGAAGGCGAGAAGCCCAAGAAGCGTCGCACTCGCGCCAAGAAGGTCGAGGACAAGCCCGACAGCGGCGAAGGCCCCGCCGAACCGGCCGCCGGCTCGGCGACCACTGCCGCCGGTCGTCGCCCGCGCGCCAAGAAGGCCGACAAGGCCGAGGCGCCGGCCGAGGCGAAGACCGAGACCAAGGCGGCGGCGGAGCCTGCCCCCGCGCCCGCAACCGAAGGCGCGGATGATGGCGACAAGCCGGCCCCGCGCAAGGGCTGGTGGCAGCGCACCTTCGGCTAA
- a CDS encoding M48 family metalloprotease, producing MTRLSQRFTAVAALLALLSALTVRPAMAQQFLRDAETEALFEDIAAPLVEAAGMRPGNVEFVLINDDSINAFVAGGQRVYIHSGLIASSDHVGQLQAVIAHELGHVAGGHIIRLQSGASNATAISIASLILGGLAMAAGGGEAGMGAMMLGQQVAMAQFLSFSRTQETSADIAGATYLSKAGLSGRGSLEFFKKLQNQEYRYAIPQDNGYARTHPMSSERISYLTNLYEEDAAWQNPYDADLEARFQRVKAKLIGYLDPPRALRDYPRGQDNEIAHTARAYAYHQGAYPAEAMSEVEALVAANPADPYLLELKGQILLESGKPVEALDPLRRAVELAPDEPLIATTFGHALIATEDESHFAEAKQVLRRAVVQDEYNPFAWYQLGIIYDREGDSARAALASAERFHMLGQHRLALSSARMAMGGIPQGPDWLRAQDIAMVSEHELKKAGEEIR from the coding sequence ATGACGCGGCTCTCCCAACGCTTCACCGCCGTCGCCGCGCTCCTCGCGCTGCTCTCGGCCCTCACCGTCCGCCCCGCGATGGCGCAGCAATTCCTGCGCGATGCGGAGACCGAGGCGCTGTTCGAGGATATCGCCGCCCCGCTGGTCGAAGCCGCGGGCATGCGGCCAGGCAATGTCGAATTCGTCCTCATCAACGATGACAGCATCAACGCCTTCGTCGCGGGCGGCCAGCGCGTCTACATCCATTCGGGACTGATCGCCTCGTCCGACCATGTCGGGCAGCTGCAGGCGGTCATCGCCCACGAGCTCGGCCATGTCGCGGGCGGGCATATCATCCGCCTCCAATCGGGCGCTTCCAACGCCACCGCCATCTCGATCGCCTCGCTGATCCTCGGCGGGCTGGCGATGGCCGCCGGCGGGGGCGAGGCGGGCATGGGCGCGATGATGCTCGGCCAGCAGGTCGCGATGGCGCAGTTCCTGTCCTTCAGCCGCACGCAGGAAACCAGCGCCGATATCGCGGGCGCCACCTATCTGTCGAAGGCCGGCCTGTCGGGCCGCGGCTCGCTCGAATTTTTCAAGAAGCTGCAGAATCAGGAATATCGCTACGCCATCCCGCAGGACAATGGCTATGCGCGCACCCACCCGATGTCGAGCGAGCGCATCTCCTATCTTACGAACCTCTATGAAGAGGATGCAGCGTGGCAGAACCCCTATGATGCCGACCTCGAGGCCCGCTTCCAGCGCGTGAAGGCCAAGCTCATCGGCTATCTCGACCCGCCGCGGGCGCTGCGCGACTATCCGCGCGGGCAGGACAATGAGATCGCCCATACCGCCCGCGCCTATGCCTATCACCAAGGGGCCTATCCGGCCGAGGCGATGAGCGAGGTCGAGGCGCTGGTCGCGGCAAATCCCGCCGACCCCTATCTCCTCGAGCTGAAGGGGCAGATCCTCCTTGAATCGGGCAAGCCCGTGGAAGCGCTCGACCCGCTGCGCCGTGCCGTCGAGCTCGCCCCCGACGAGCCGCTCATCGCCACCACCTTCGGCCACGCGCTCATCGCGACCGAGGATGAAAGCCATTTCGCGGAAGCCAAGCAGGTGCTTCGACGCGCCGTCGTGCAGGACGAATATAACCCCTTCGCTTGGTACCAGCTCGGCATCATCTACGACCGCGAGGGCGACAGCGCCCGCGCCGCGCTCGCCTCGGCAGAGCGCTTCCACATGCTTGGCCAGCACCGGCTGGCCTTGTCCTCCGCGCGCATGGCGATGGGCGGCATCCCGCAAGGTCCGGACTGGCTTCGCGCGCAGGACATTGCCATGGTCAGCGAGCATGAACTGAAAAAGGCCGGCGAGGAGATTCGATAG
- a CDS encoding DsbA family protein, whose amino-acid sequence MARTTLVSAAVGGLVGAAVSAAIFYSAGPQLMGERLVRTSLLEHPEIILEAGDVLRDRQYAPLIEANREVIETPFEGAVQGASAEDADVVMVEFYDYACGYCRQTKPDVDRLIEEDDKLRVVYRELPVLGPDSVIAARASLAAAKAGKFAQFHDYLYDAGSPNEETITAALAEVGLTLEDAKDPAFEAELQKNFEIANALGANGTPVFIIGNRVINSADGYQAYKDAIEAARRAKDA is encoded by the coding sequence ATGGCCCGTACCACCCTCGTGAGCGCTGCCGTCGGCGGCCTCGTCGGCGCTGCCGTCAGCGCCGCCATCTTCTATTCCGCCGGCCCCCAGCTGATGGGCGAGCGCCTCGTGCGCACCAGCCTGCTCGAGCATCCCGAGATCATCCTCGAGGCGGGCGACGTGCTGCGCGACCGCCAGTACGCCCCGCTGATCGAGGCCAATCGCGAGGTCATCGAAACCCCCTTCGAGGGTGCCGTCCAGGGCGCCTCCGCCGAAGATGCCGATGTCGTGATGGTCGAATTCTACGACTATGCCTGCGGTTACTGCCGCCAGACCAAGCCCGATGTCGACCGCCTGATCGAGGAAGATGACAAGCTGCGCGTCGTCTATCGCGAGCTCCCCGTCCTCGGCCCCGACAGCGTGATCGCCGCGCGCGCCAGCCTCGCTGCCGCCAAGGCGGGCAAGTTCGCGCAGTTCCACGACTATCTCTACGATGCGGGCAGCCCCAACGAAGAGACGATCACCGCCGCGCTGGCCGAGGTCGGCCTCACGCTCGAGGACGCCAAGGACCCCGCCTTCGAGGCCGAACTTCAAAAGAATTTCGAGATCGCCAACGCGCTGGGTGCCAACGGCACGCCAGTGTTCATCATCGGCAATCGCGTGATTAACTCGGCTGACGGCTACCAGGCTTACAAGGACGCCATCGAGGCAGCGCGCCGCGCCAAGGACGCCTAG
- a CDS encoding RlmE family RNA methyltransferase, protein MSKSTGRGRGAGKQRVKTARRRTAASTRWLQRQLDDPYVKAAKADGYRSRAAYKLLELDERFEVLKGVKAVVDLGVAPGGWTQVVRQKVPQAAVVGIDLLPTDPIEGATLLEMDFMDDAAPQKLKDALGGPADLVLSDMAANTIGHKQTDHLRTMGLVEAGLDFALEILKPGGAFVAKVLAGGADKALVTLLNKNFDSVKHAKPPASRKGSSEWYVVAKGFRGRAEEGEGA, encoded by the coding sequence ATGAGCAAGAGCACGGGGCGCGGACGCGGCGCCGGCAAGCAGCGGGTCAAGACCGCGCGCCGCCGCACGGCGGCCTCCACCCGCTGGCTCCAGCGCCAGCTCGACGATCCCTATGTGAAAGCGGCCAAGGCCGACGGCTATCGCAGCCGCGCCGCCTACAAGCTGCTCGAGCTCGACGAGCGCTTCGAGGTGTTGAAGGGCGTGAAGGCCGTGGTCGATCTCGGCGTGGCGCCGGGCGGCTGGACACAGGTGGTGCGCCAGAAGGTGCCGCAGGCCGCGGTGGTCGGCATCGACCTCTTGCCGACCGATCCGATCGAGGGCGCGACGCTGCTCGAGATGGACTTCATGGACGATGCCGCGCCGCAGAAATTGAAGGACGCGCTCGGCGGGCCCGCCGACCTCGTCCTGTCGGACATGGCGGCCAACACCATCGGCCACAAGCAGACCGACCATTTGCGCACCATGGGGCTGGTCGAGGCGGGGCTCGACTTCGCGCTCGAGATATTGAAACCCGGCGGGGCATTCGTCGCCAAGGTGCTTGCGGGCGGCGCGGACAAGGCGTTGGTGACGCTGCTCAACAAGAATTTCGACAGCGTGAAGCACGCCAAACCGCCCGCCAGTCGCAAGGGCTCGAGCGAATGGTATGTCGTCGCGAAAGGCTTTCGCGGGCGCGCCGAGGAGGGCGAGGGCGCCTAG